A genomic segment from Lutzomyia longipalpis isolate SR_M1_2022 chromosome 3, ASM2433408v1 encodes:
- the LOC129792648 gene encoding inactive selenide, water dikinase-like protein — MGDYQNVGQDALGLAAVELQGNSLGLRRPFDPTAHDLEGTFRLTRFADLKGRGCKVPQEVLTKLVSSLQQDYSSQEHESHFMHMSVPRIGIGLDCSVTPLRHGGLCLVQTTDFFYPIVDDPYMMGKIACANVLSDLYAMGVTECDNMLMLLAVSTKMTEKERDVVIPLIMRGFKDSALEAGCSVTGGQSVVNPWCTIGGVASTICQPNEYIVPDNAVVGDVLVLTKPLGTQVAVNAHQWLDQPERWNRIKLVVTEEDVRKAYHRAMDSMARLNRIAARLMHKYNAHGSTDVTGFGLLGHAQTLASHQKNEVSFVIHNLPVIAKMAAVAKACGNMFQLLQGHSAETSGGLLICLPREQAAAYCKDIEKQEGYQAWIIGIVEKGNRTARIIDKPRVIEVPAKD; from the exons ATGGGTGACTACCAGAATGTGGGGCAAGATGCATTGGGATTGGCAGCTGTGGAGCTCCAGGGCAACTCTCTTGGGCTTCGGCGTCCCTTCGATCCGACTGCCCATGACTTGGAGGGCACCTTCCGGCTGACGCGTTTCGCCGATTTAAAGGGGCGCGGCTGCAAAGTACCCCAGGAGGTACTCACGAAGCTCGTGTCATCACTACAGCAGGACTACTCATCGCAGGAGCATGAATCTCACTTCATGCACATGTCCGTGCCCCGCATTGGCATTGGACTCGATTGTTCGGTGACGCCCCTTCGTCATGGGGGCCTCTGTCTCGTGCAAACCACCGATTTCTTCTACCCCATTGTCGATGATCCCTACATGATGGGGAAGATTGCGTGCGCCAATGTCCTGAGTGATCTCTACGCCATGGGGGTCACGGAGTGCGACAACATGCTGATGCTCCTTGCGGTCAGTACCAAGATGACGGAAAAGGAGCGAGATGTCGTCATTCCCCTCATTATGCGTGGCTTTAAG GATTCTGCCCTCGAAGCTGGTTGCTCTGTAACAGGGGGACAGAGTGTTGTCAATCCATGGTGCACAATTGGTGGTGTTGCTTCGACAATATGCCAACCAAATGAATACATTGTGCCCGATAATGCCGTCGTGGGGGATGTTCTTGTGCTCACGAAGCCCCTGGGCACGCAAGTGGCTGTCAATGCGCACCAATGGCTGGATCAGCCTGAACGCTGGAATCGTATTAAGCTGGTGGTGACGGAGGAGGATGTGCGGAAGGCATACCATCGTGCCATGGACTCAATGGCACGTCTCAATCGTATCGCTGCACGCCTCATGCACAAGTACAATGCCCACGGGTCCACGGATGTGACGGGATTCGGGCTGCTGGGGCACGCTCAGACGCTTGCGTCGCACCAGAAGAATGAAGTTAGCTTCGTCATTCACAATCTGCCGGTTATTGCGAAAATGGCAGCAGTGGCAAAGGCATGCGGCAACATGTTCCAACTCCTTCAGGGTCACTCCGCTGAGACATCCGGGGGCTTGCTCATCTGCTTGCCACGTGAACAAGCGGCGGCGTATTGTAAGGATATTGAGAAGCAAGAGGGCTACCAAGCGTGGATTATTGGCATTGTGGAGAAGGGCAACAGGACAGCTCGTATTATCGATAAGCCAAGGGTCATTGAGGTTCCTGCTAAggattaa
- the LOC129792667 gene encoding CDK-activating kinase assembly factor MAT1, which yields MDDQVCPRCKTTKYRNPSLKLMVNICGHTLCESCVDLLFLKGSGACPECNVPLRRSNYRIQLFEDPMVEKEVNIRKRILRDYNKKEDDFETLEEYNDYLEEIETIIFNLSNDIDIVNTNKRIEQYKKENREIITKNKSRIGREEYELDELLEEEKQIGEERRKQLELLEQENKKKKQREKEALIDELTSSHQNAAEIVSVYAKKAEQTLEEAKVVPVAKATQFSTGIKFTRGGQQGFLPVPKLEEGPMYIYKSITRIFDGPEPPSAEEIISDGYIKHIRAETAQERAGGYTAVLACQRALQEALQGLYD from the exons atggATGACCAAGTTTGTCCCCGGtgtaaaacaacaaaataccGGAATCCTTCCCTGAAGCTTATGGTAAATATCTGTGGACATACACTCTGTGAGAGCTGTGTTGACTTGCTTTTCCTTAAAG GATCTGGAGCTTGTCCGGAATGCAATGTTCCTCTTAGGCGCAGCAACTACCGCATTCAGCTCTTCGAAGATCCAATGGTGGAGAAGGAAGTAAACATCCGGAAACGTATTTTGAGGGACTACAACAAGAAGGAGGATGATTTTGAAACGCTAGAAGAATACAATGACTACCTTGAGGAAATAGAAACGATAATCTTCAATCTATCCAATGATATTGACATTGTGAATACAAATAAGCGAATTGAGCAGTACAAGAAGGAAAACAGGGAAATCATCACGAAGAACAAGAGTCGCATTGGACGTGAAGAATACGAACTCGATGAACTTCTCGAGGAAGAAAAGCAAATTGGAGAAGAGCGACGGAAACAGTTGGAGTTGCTGGAACAAGagaacaaaaagaagaaacagcGCGAGAAGGAAGCCCTCATTGATGAGCTGACGTCCAGTCATCAAAATGCCGCAGAGATTGTAAGTGTGTACGCAAAAAAGGCAGAACAGACGCTGGAGGAGGCCAAGGTAGTCCCGGTGGCTAAGGCCACACAATTCTCCACTGGAATTAAATTTACTCGAGGTGGACAGCAGGGCTTCCTGCCGGTCCCGAAGCTAGAGGAAGGTCCAATGTACATATACAAATCCATTACGAGGATATTTGATGGTCCGGAACCACCGAGTGCAGAAGAAATCATCTCTGATGGTTACATCAAGCATATTCG TGCTGAAACTGCCCAAGAAAGAGCTGGAGGATACACTGCGGTCTTAGCATGTCAGCGAGCTCTTCAGGAGGCGCTACAAGGATTGTatgattaa